The window AAGGCCATGCTTTACAGTCTGTGTGACAGAGATAAGATACTTGCAGCCTTGCTTAAAGTCCATTTTAATCCAGTTTATCATTAACATGTTTGTCAGTTGTGTCCTTTTTGTTTACACAATGttcaacgcttttctccaaacagactTCAAAACATTAGGTTTGCATACTCAGctctttacaatgatttacccatttgtacagctgggtaatttttagggtaTCAGTTATCAGGGttaggctactacagcaggaggtgggattaaatcATGGCTCCTTCTGCTGAAAGGTGACAGCAATAACTTCTACGCTACTCAAAATTCTAGGCCGCCCATATTTATTTCGATACACTACGACATCAGGTAAACTGAAAAAGTGACACTGGTGAAAGTGGAGTCCAAGTTAGGGACACAGGGCCTTGCAACCAAGCGGAGTGtgggtgtgctgtgtgtgactgacagcccGTTCGCCTGACCCGCATGGTGAGATCTGCACCAGTTCAGACCACTCCCAATTCAGCGTGGGGAATGTGTGTGCACTCAAACATGATCTTTGTGCATCcatctgtatctgtgtgtgcttTCGTACATCTTAGTGTCTATTTAGcaatatatatgatatatatacacCAGTGTATCTGTTTCCTGTTGATGTATAGCTTTTCAAAACTATCTGCGAGGTTGGATTTGTAtatctgtgaatttttttatacgtgtataaaacatgtaaaaaataaatatacatgtatgtatgtggggggcgtggtggcgcagtgggttggaccaggtcctactctccggtgggtctggggttcgagtcccgcttggggtgccttgtgacggactggcgtcccgtcctgggtgcgtccccttccccctccggccttacgccctgtgttgccgggtaggctccggttccccgtgaccccgtatgggataagcggttctgaaaatgtgtgtgtgtgtgtgtgtatgtggggggcgtggtggcgcagtgggttggaccaggtcttgctctctggtgggtctggggctcaagtcccgcttggggtgccttgcgacagactggcatcccgtcctgcgtgtgtcccctccccctccagccttgcgccctgtgttgccgggttaggctctggctccccgcaaccccatacgggacatgccattcagacaatgtatgtatgtatgtatttatttttttcccaaaacatcTTATGTAGTTAAGTTGCTGTGTTatattacttacaattatttaaccatcaaaacattttttccatgtatGTAGATTTGGATTTGCATGTATGTAGCTTTtctcatgtatgtatgtacagtatgtacagtatgaatgtatgtatgtattgtcattattattattattattattattaacagcaataattttattttgcaaaatcaCTTGAAAATTAGGTTTGCaggctaagctacttacattatTTACCGTTTTTATACAACTGAACTTGATTTGAATTTGGATTTGCATGCACATATGTGGCTTTATATGTATATCACTGTATGTGGATTTGTATGTGTCGCTGTGATTCTGTGTCTGGGTTGGGTGGCTTTATCTGTACGTGCGtgtgtgcctttgtgtgtgtgtgtgtgtgtgtgtgtgtcgctgggCCGTTGCTGAGGTTCTCCAGACGCCTGGCAGGCAGCCAATCAGAGCTTGCAGAATGTGTGCCACTTGAGTTCAGTGTGTCAGCGCAGGGCGCGTTTCACCCTGCAGATGCACTGCGCAGCTGAGGCAGCCCACGATGCAGCAGCTGTGATTTAACAGCCTTAACACCAAAACCCAAATATTACAGTATCATATCAGGACATGCTGAGATACGCTCTTTCTTCCATGAGTGATTTTCAGAGCTCAGTAAAACAACTCAAATGTTCAGAAATATCAGCATCATATTCTGTATGAACTGTCACTCAAACattctatctatttattttttaaaaaattgccgACAATTTGCCTGTCAAGGCCTGCTGCCAGAATACTGTAACATAAGGTAAAGAATAAGAGGCTTAAGCCGCACTCAGTGCTCTAATGTAAGGCAGGCTGTGACctgtgtacaggtggtccccgatttacgatggttcgacttgcgagttttttgactttacgatggtgagctggcgatagacattcagtagaaaccatacttagaatttagatttttttccccggcATGCGATAGGTGGAGCGATATTCtttcacgatgctgggcagcggcagcgatccgcatctcccagtctgtcacgcagaggtgtgtattaggtgtattatatacatttttgacttacgatattttccaggaacgtaaccccatcgtaaatcggggaccacctgtactgtatttaaaccTGCCGGTATACAGATGCTAACAACCCTATTAGACTCCCTAGAGGGTTGTGATGGGCTTCTAACCCCCAGCCACTGCCTCCCTGAAGGATGTACCATCAAAGTTTAATTTACCACAAACTGTGGAACAtcttcattttcacatcataattttttcccttttaattcAAAGTGAGTTCAAATGGCTTATAATTTTCAgacaacatttacatatttatataagaGGATCATTTTGAGCAGAAAGGAAACCGAGGGATCTGGCCCTGTGGCTATTCGGTCACAAGGCCAGGCCCTTATCAAAAGTAGCACCTGCACTCCACGAAGAGGCGGCCCATTGGTACCGCAGCGCTCTGCCGTGAGACATAAGCGCATGCCACTGACCCTTGCAGCGTGAGACAGCCAATCACGCCTCCCGTCAGGGATCAGGGACCGTGTTCTAGTACATCAGTTAATCTGTGTCTAGGCTTGGGGGAAAACAAAACGCTGTAATTTCCTAGTGTGATAAAATAGGCCAACTGCAGGGAAGTCTCGCGCAGCTGAACTGCAACGCTCGTTTCGTTCCGCTTTAAACGAGAAGCCATTACACTTCGTAAACAGTGAAGAACGCTCAGTGTTATCTAGGTAATGGTGTTGGGGCGGTAACCTGTACTGGGGAAATATACTGGTGCCAACGATCTGTGCACAGGTCTCCAGCTGACACATACAGGTATGGACTGTATTGGGTTAGCAAATTAATCCAAATAGCATTATTAAACCACTCAAAAGCCTCGCTTTCAGCACAAAGCAGGCAAAAGGAACACATTCAGCACTTGTTTTTGGGAAGCAAACACCACGGTCCCCCACCAGTGCGAGGAAGGGACAGAACCAGGTCAGTGCTCCCTAAACAGCATAAAAGGCAACCTGGTCTTCATTCTGTTATCGCACTTGTTTTTCCACCTGGCTCCACGTGCTGTTCATGCTCCGGTTCTGTATCGTGGCACATAAAGACACCATGAACAGTAGCAGCAAGTTGCACGCTTAAGTCCTTTAATCTCCTGTAGCAAGGTACccaacctgaactgctccagtaaaaattaccagctgGAAACCATAAATTTAAACTGCTTTGgattaaagtaataataatcacaataaaCTTTGCTTTATATAACACCAGTAAATGCAGCTTCTCAATGTGCActacaataaaatgaaagataCATGGCAGGTGtgataataaaacaataaaaataaatgtataataaaaacCAATGTAATAAAAATTAGAACAATAAAATATCAACAAAGAACAGCAACATAAGATAACGGTAAAGCAAGTGAGAAAGGATGGCAGACAAATAGTAATCACGTTATACATAACATAGAATATACTATACAAACTTGTCTTCTCCATTGTACAACTACTGGACtgagttcttttctttttttagcttttttaaacTAACACTTTCATGAACCCCTTGTCCTTCTGAGGGATACAGAGAACTGTCAGTGGATTAAGAGGGGTACatactcacacattcacacactgcatGCAGTTTAAAATAGCCAGTTAAACCCAGAAAACTTTCCTTttgacagtgggaggaaaccagagcacccaaataAGTCCAcataaaaatggggaaaacacacaaactccatgcagactgagctgcattcaaacctTGTGACCAAACAGCCCAGATGCTGAGAGGCAGcactacctactgtgccactcatttttttttactaatcacacacacacacacacacacacacacacacacacacatttgcagaaccgcttgtcccatacagggtcacgggggagccggagcctacccggcaacacagggcgtaaggccggagggggaggggacacacccaggacgggacgccagtccatcgcaaggcaccccaagcggaactcaaaccccagacccaccggagagcaggactgcgatccaactcactgcgccaccgcacccccttttacTAATCATTaatcaattatttatatatactatatatgtacTGGTGGTCACAGAGAAGGACCATGTCTAAGGTTAACATGCTGCCTGAGGTCATCTTTATAAGATGTTCCTTACTTATTAACTCCAGTCATACTCAAATAAACTACTGGTGACACCCCTTCCTTTCACCAGGGTTTTGATACCTCTGACAAATCCTGAGTCAATTTTCCTGAACAAACCCAGCAGTTTATTCACTTTTCAACATGAAAAGAGTAAACCGCAATGGAAATGAGAGCTGGTTGGTTCATCTGTTCATGGCAAAGCCCACCTCCAGTCTTCCATCTGCCCAAAGAAGAGATCCCTAACAGAGAGCGTGTAAACACACCAGCATTGAGGTGAAATTGATTTTGTCACACATTCAAATTAAACTTGAGCCAGTGAATCAGCGCTTCCCTTTAATCAAGCCAAAAATGCTAGATGGGGCCAAAAGTAATTAAACCACTATTTCATTAACGTGACATATTTCATATCATCTTAATAGTTTGTATATCTATTTTTGCCTGTTAAAGACTGTGCTTTACCATCAAACAAACTGCTGTGTGCCTTAATTGCGCCAGGGACATTTCATCTATAATGCATGAACACAAGGATGTGCATGGAGAGGACAACTACTTAAATCCCACAAGAGAAAAGAGGCATAAGGGGAGCACAAGGTACACCCCCCAGTATTAAAGAAGGCCTAATTTGCCACCCCCCCTCCGTGTTCATGTATGACTCCTACTACACTCTTGGTAATATTTTATGGTCCTTCAACACTTGACAAATTGTTACACCCCTATAAGAAACTCCCAGCATCTGCAGAGCTCATTTTGGATGGCgtgaatgtgtgtttcagttgcaTGTCCCAATGATCCAGAGTCACATATTCCTCCTCTTCACACCCATGAACCTTGTAGAACACAGATCTATGGTAAACCCCAGGGAGCAGCGCTTTCCCGCTAGACCATCCACCCGCTGCAGACTGCCGGGGACAGCAGTGGTGTTGCATTGTCCGACAAAGACTTCTACACGTAAAAGCCATAACTTaatattcagtcattttcagaCACTAAAACGTATCCTTCTGAATTATATAATAGTAGGAATAATACAGCACGTGAATTTAAAAATTAGCCTTGTGCGATCACTTGTAAATTGGATGAAATGCTGTACACAGGTTTGCCGTGCAGCAAACACGGCCAAAAGAATGAGTGTCCAGATGTTTCAGATATAGACTTTGTGCTCCATCAGTAATGCGATTATGCAAAAAAACGGGAggaatattaacaaaaaaagaaagaggcgTTCCGGCCCACGGTGCTGGTTTTAAAGCGCTCCCATTAGCATAGGCATTGTGGCGATGGGCCGAGGTGACAAAGCAACTGCTTTCCGTCTAAATGCTCCTGAATTGAGCAGAAATGTCTTTTGTGCAGGAAAGGCGGTCgcccttccccccaccccacaccacacacgcacacacacacgcacacactctctctctcccccacacacaccccacctcaacccaccccacccccccccacacacacacacacacacacacacacacacacacacacacacccctacaACACGTCCACAAAGGGCCGATGTGTCtttaaaatgcagcagcagTATGAAAATGTACAACATGCGCGCCCACCGCTGCACTTCAGTATTTTAACTTATATTTCAATGTTGTCCCTTGAGCACCTTTATTTAAAATCTCCTTGACTATAAACGGCAGTCGCTGCAAAAAAAAGCAACGGAAagatgcattatttattatcttGATGATTATAGTATTACTATAGTATAGGAAGCGTTGCTacagtatgaaaatataatactttCCCAAATTGACCGCACGAATTATGACTcgaggagtgtgtgtgtacgagGACCCCGCACCTGCAGCGGTGAGggtgtttctttgtgtgtgttgtgtgaacaGCCAGTGACACATTCCCATACGGTCTCAACACACACCGTCACCGTGCCCTCATCCCCCCaaacacgcagacacacgcacacacctctTCACCCTTTCTTCCTTCCTATCCTAGCTCGCGCCACCTGAGTCCTCAGTCACCTGCAAAAGGtgttgcgcgcgcgcacgtgcggGCCAAAGGGACGCGGCCGCTTGGGGGGGTGTGAGCGTCCGCCCGCGCGCCCGCCGCGCGTTCCAGAACACAGCAACTGTTCCAGATGTGGACGCACTGGGAACATGTCAGGACATgctctttttaaaatactgtaatggcAGCGTGCCAAGTGTTTTAATAACCTTTAAATCCACATACAGCTGACTGTCCTTACATTTCGTACTTGCACCAACTGATAATAAGTATCCTTAAAGTGTAATACCATATTTATTAGTATATAAAGGGTTGTTCAGGCGTTGATACCTTTAAGgcaattaattaattgtcaCTGTCAATTCTTACGACTGTTATTACATTTGCAATACCTGTATaatatttatgcacattttgcaGGGACACCTGTAATTTAAGGAATACCTTCAAAATTAATCGAACTGGGCGACGGCCAACTGTTATCAAAATTAAACGTATGCAGTGTACCCGAGACTCCTGTTGTATAGAAAAAGAGAACGGGTAATGTGCATCTTCCTAACCACAGCTATTTGTGAGATATTTCAATTGTACTTTAGCATAAAAATACGACTAATATTCAAATTGTCACAGCACACGCTTTCAGACTTCCAGAATATGTAAGCATCGCCGTTCGCGAGACAACCGAGGTTAAGCGTTCGGTCCCGCCCCAGCGGCAATCCTGACCAATCAGCTGCAGGTATGCAAATACAAGCAGTACCGCACCGTCCCTTCCCTGTGTTACGTCATGCTCACATAACCCCCCCCGCGGCGGCGCTGTCTGGCTGCAGCAAAGCAGACGGAGTACAGAAGACCTGAGCGAGGCCAGGCGACGCAAGGCGAGGCGGGGAGGGGCTCCTTGAAGGAATACAGCCGGCGCTCCAGCGACTCGGGTAACTTCGGACTGCGCCTCTTCCCACAGTCCCGCACGCTCCGGGAGGCGTCGGCGGCCGGATCGCGCTTCTTTACCCCCTGCCTCGGAGGAGAGAGAGCGGCGCTCATTCTGCACCGCTGGCGTGACTCCAGCTGCACGCGCGCTCCCGCTCCGCCAGTCCTGCCCTCCTTCCTTcacttctccttctccttctccttccctttgTTTGGTCCTCCCGTCTCCGCGACACCGCGGACTCACGCAGGATGCCGAGTTCGCTGTTCGCCGACATGGAGcgcagcggcagcggcggcggcggccagGGGGACGCGCTGGACGAGCAGAGAGCGCTGCAAATCGCGCTGGACCAGCTCTCCCTGCTCGGCTTGGACGCCGATGACAGCGCGCCTTATGACGGCGAACCCAGGAAGAAGAGCGTCAACATGACCGAATGCGTGCCCGTGCCCAGCTCCGAGCATGTGGCCGAGATCGTGGGCAGACAAGGTGCGTGGGCttccgtgtgcgtgtgtccgtgtGCTTTTCTGGTCACTTGGGAAGCAGGACGCGCAGGAACGCGGACGGGCAGCCGTTCCCGCAAACGCGCGGGTCGTCAGGGGGGGGACGCACTCTGGAGGCTCCTGACGCAGTGAGACGGGTCCGgggcaaaacaaagacaaagggAGGGGGAGTGCGCGTGGCGCTGCCTCCTTCGCCacattgtgtcactgtgtgtgtgtcccacttcGGCTGTCCTCCTCGCACGCATCCGCGCTTCCTTGTAATTTCTTTAGCCTTTCCTTTCCACTCTGTCTGCGCTTTTAttcacagtaaaaactaccaaACTAGTTAACAGCAGCTAGACTAGTGTAGGTTAAACttgaaagggaaaacaaaatcaatatcTGCCTAGTATTTCGATCAGACCGGTTGTGAACATCCTCAACTTCTTCTTTTGCGATTTGTTCCGTTGCGCGCGCGTTTTCGTCCTTTTTCggttttattactgttacctTCTGTCACGATGACAAAGAAGGAAACAAAGGGTCGGCGGGTGCACGCGCCCCTCTCTGTGTGCGTCTTGACAACCGCGCGTGAACAGAGCGGCCGCGTGCCAGCCTGCCTAGCCATTCATGAGTTCATTAATGGACGAGTGTGAATGGTGGAATGGAACCCCGTAGCCGCAGCTCGGTCTGAAGGTTACAGGTCTGTCTTTTAACGCTATGCTGTGTGTTTAACCTTGCTCTGTGCAGGCTGCAAAATCAAAGCCCTCCGAGCAAAGACCAACACCTACATCAAGACCCCGATGCGCGGGGAGGAGCCCGTCTTCGTTGTGACGGGCAGGAGGGAGGATGTAGCCATGGCCAGGAGGGAGATCATCTCGGCCGCTGAGCACTTCTCCATGATCCGGGCCTCCAGGAACAAAAATGGTAGTACGAACGGGACTGGCACCCTGCCTGGACCGCCAAACCTTCCAGGTCAGACCACCATCCAGGTGCGGGTTCCCTACAGGGTGGTGGGCCTAGTGGTGGGGCCCAAGGGGGCCACCATCAAGCGCATCCAGCAGCAGACGCACACCTACATCGTGACGCCCAGCCGCGACAAGGAACCTGTGTTCGAGGTGACGGGCATGCCGGAGAATGTTGACCGGGCGCGGGAGGAGATCGAAGCCCATATCGCCGTGCGAACGGGCGGGCTCGTCGAGCTGGCTGACGAGAACGACTTCCATGCCAACGGCACAGATGTGGGCTTCGACCTGCATGGCCACACCGGGCTATGGAGCCGGCCCACCGGCGCACGCAAGACCTTCTCCAGCTACCGCAACGACAGCTCCAGCTCACTGGGCAGCGCCTCGACCGACTCCTACTTTGGGAATGGCAGCAGCTCCCGACTCACCGACTACAGCCCCCCCAGCCCGGAGCTGGGCTATAGTGCCGCCAGCAAcgccaacaacaacaacaacaaccatgTCCTCAGCGTGAATGGCAACAGCAATGGATTTGTCTACGGGAGCGATGTCATGTCCCCTGACTGCACTGATGTGGCCTTTGAGCCTTCGCCGGGATTCGACCCCACGCCCACTCCACCCGGGTTGGTTTGGTCGCAGTACGACCGCGGCGTggccccctcctccagccccacagGCTCAGTGTTTCCCCCCGGCACCTCCGCCATTactgggggcatggtgggcAGCCAACGGAGGTCCAGCGGGGTGACCCCCCAGCCCAGGCTGTCCCCACCGCTGCACCACGCCACTGGGGTCGGAGAGCACCCCCTGACCCGCCGAGTGCGCAGCGACCCCGGGGGAGGCGCTCTGAGCCTCCCCGGCTACGGTCCCGCTTCCCACCTCCCCGGGGTGCCCTCCGACTCGTCAGCCTCCTCCACATCAAGCTCGTCGTCCGGCACGAGCCGGAAGGGCAGCCGGGACTGCTCGGTGTGCTTCGAGAGCGAGGTGATCGCCGCCCTGGTGCCCTGCGGACACAACCTGTTCTGCATGGAGTGTGCCAACCGCATCTGTGAGCGCAGCGAGCCCGTCTGCCCCGTCTGCCACACTGCAGTCTCTCAGGCCATACGCATATTCTCTTAGGACGCCCCGTGTCCTcggcagcggcggcagcagctcCGACTGCGTTCCACACGCATGGATTCCGTATGTGTGCACATGTACatttctgtatgtatgtttgtatgtatgtatgttcgtatgtatgtatttaaagcTGCAGTATCCAAAAAAGGGAAGCCCGGTAGGGTTCCACAGTTACTTGTTTATAATGTACTGTAGCTTTGGGAAATATTTTCAACATCTAATGCATGGTCTAAATATTTGAGCATAGTAATTAGTAGTTCTGATAAATTGTCTCATATATTGAGGTTATAGACAGGATAGAGGTTATGACTGAGGTACTCATTTCAGTTAGAGGCTGTTAATAAAACTGACCTTCCAGTTTCATTGGTTGAGTACACTGGTAGGACAGTTAACAGTCGGTGTTTGAgggattttggggggggggtcggggggggggggtaaagaTGATTGATTTCCGGAAATAATGATACTGCAGCTTTAGTTTAGCAATGGGAGCAACGACATATCCTacatatatataacaaaaatcCACGAGTTTAAgggtttaaatattaattacaataatacagATTGAAGTATTCTATTCTGACTTGAAAGATTATATTTCGTATTGCAAAGATGTTTacagatattttaatttaagtTCAGTGAACTTTTTGTAGCTAGGTTCAAatatcaattttatttttagtatggCCTTATGGCAGCAAACACTGTATTGTTTTAATATGGCACCACTGGGCAGAGGTACAAGGCGCTCAGTGTGTGTACTACGTTAAACAGTATTCTGTTGGGATGGAGCTTTTATAGGTCCAGCAAAAAATGTCTTGCTTCACccagcatattttttatttcctaaTATAAAGCATATTTTATTCTATATTATTactaaacataaaaatgtatagtAAGTCAGACAAAAAGGAACCATTTATGCTTTCTTACATTTGTATGACTTAAATTTCGGTGGGAATTGCAGACTTCGGTGGCACCACTATAGTTTTagtatttctattttaatacatttgtttaccACTTGTTTATGTATATGTAGGTGACGTTACTTGAGCGTAAATGTACTTTATggagcaaagtttaaaaaaagtatattttattttatgataaACGGCCTTTAACCTCATGGGCGAATACTAATATTATATTTGCTGAAACAAGATTTGAAAATGTATcaagagttttatttttctgacattttgaagTTTTTCACAGTTGATGTGAAACTTAAGTAAAGGTGCTactccatgttttttttaagtatttctaTACAAAGCCAataaaatggtacataaatttGTGTGTGTCGGTCATTGCAGTTCCTTCTGTTTCCCCCACAGTTTGTGTTCCTGTGCTCAGGTGCAGGTTTTGTTCCAGGGGCATGGGTTCTGTCACTATGACTAGCTGGACAGTCTCGGGTACGAGTGACGGAGGATGGCCACGCCTCCTGGCACGCCTGagacagtctctctctctctctctctctctctcggacATAAAGCACCGCCCTCTACAGTGTAGATGACAGTTGTATGGAGGGCCCCCTTgcatgctgctctgtgtttacTCAAGCATTTGTGGGTTAATCACCTGGCTTAAAGGTACAACGGGAGGCATCCTGCTGATACTTGAGCGTGCCGACTATTTGGGCACAAGTCTGGAtccaccactgtgctgctgcttgTGCTAGAAAGTACAGCTAGTTGGAATTCTCGGTTTTAGAAGTTGCTGATCCTTTGGAGCTCCGTGTTTCAGTTCTTTGGACGTTCTTCTGGTTCCTAATTGGTCACATCAGATGTTGAAGGTTTGATTGTAACCTTGATTCAGCGATGTTCTCTGGCTCTTAAATTCAGCCTGACACTTGGAAGCAACAATGAAGCTACTGCATAGCTCTTTGAGGGCCAGGAAGCTATAGCTGTTGGTACATTACCACATTTTCTGGTTGgacgagtttttttttttttttattttaaattttattgcagtCCTGGGAAACGGGGCAGAAACAGTTGCTTTGTGTCAGTTGACTTGGACGCTTACTCATCAAGCGAACAACAATAGAAATGGGAGCATTACAGGGccagcactctgtgtgtgtgtgtgtgtgtgtctgtgtgtgtgtgtgtgtgtgtgtgtgtgtgtgtgtacacgtctGTGTTGCAGCCAGGGATTTATGTGGTTCTGGTAAGTCACCAGCAGTCTGATGCGTAGCGGTTTTTTTGGAAAGCCTGCAGAACTGAAAACACATGCCGCACAGTGAGATAGTAAATATAGAGAGAGCAGCCCTTAATGATAagtttaaaatggaaatatccAAAAGCAGACTGCAGGCATTTGGCCTCATAAACCATACTATTAGGAAACAATTCCAGTACTTAAAAAAGTGCTGACAAGTATTTTATTCAAATACAAAACACATGCGTTCTTTCGGTTGTAGGGATTGTGTCTTTTTCAAAACGGGAAACGCTCAGGCCTTGCAGgactccctttttttttctgtgatcttGCTGTAACTAGTGAGCGTTTTGCAGAAAGTGATGTAAGACTTACTCTACTATGGGAGCTGTGACTGGGCTATGTTGGCTTTCGCCTCTGGTGCCGGTGGGGTCTCGCAGGGTGGTTTAGCCCAACGATGGGCCCCTCAATGGGGACCTCCTTCTGGAAATGGATACCTGTCCTTGGcactcgctgtgtcactgttTCGGTGATGGGGATAGAGAGGTTGTGTGTTACCTCTTGCTAAAAATCTAGTTTAGGCCATCTGAGCGGGATGGTGTCAATGGGTCTGATGATGTAAACTGGGGAATGCTTCGTATTTGCATACCAAACTCACCACAGTAAAAGTCAATAACAGAGAACAATATTATATGCTAAATGAGGAGtccccacaaaaaagaaaactgcttccatttatttagattttattttaggTGAACCTAACCTTGTGATACGCACACAACAGCTGCGGATTGTAGAGCAGGGCTGTGGGCTTTGTGGGCTTAGAACATCTGTATTAATCAGAGAGTATCCAGAAACATTTAAGTCTGTTACTTTCTTGAAGGcagaaagattttaaaaaaaaaaaaattaaacttgagTCATATTGCATCACCTTGATGACCAAcatagaaattatttttaatttgtgccAGATGGACTGGCCTTGACTGCAGTCTCAGCATGTCTTGCAGTGCACATACTTACCACTAGAGTGCAAAACGGATGAAGTCGTAGACGCTGGCGAAGAAAGGTCGAGAACGTGGCCCTGCCCAGGGAACAGAAAGAGGTCAGTGTTTACGGTTAGAGCATGAGTGTGCGGTGCTGCGCACTGTCGAGGGAAGCGGTGGCCTGGCCGGTTCCAGTACCGCTTTGTGTAATCCCAAACCCCTCTAGGGGATAACTGTGAAAACGTGAAAAATCTCAGTCTTGCATGTTTTTACAATCCTTTCTCAATTAAAGACCAATTCCCTCCAAGTCAGGCCATTCACCATCAAAATAattaccacaaaaaaaaagatgagacGCCAAGTTGGGTCGAA of the Scleropages formosus chromosome 7, fSclFor1.1, whole genome shotgun sequence genome contains:
- the LOC108942011 gene encoding RNA-binding protein MEX3B-like, with protein sequence MPSSLFADMERSGSGGGGQGDALDEQRALQIALDQLSLLGLDADDSAPYDGEPRKKSVNMTECVPVPSSEHVAEIVGRQGCKIKALRAKTNTYIKTPMRGEEPVFVVTGRREDVAMARREIISAAEHFSMIRASRNKNGSTNGTGTLPGPPNLPGQTTIQVRVPYRVVGLVVGPKGATIKRIQQQTHTYIVTPSRDKEPVFEVTGMPENVDRAREEIEAHIAVRTGGLVELADENDFHANGTDVGFDLHGHTGLWSRPTGARKTFSSYRNDSSSSLGSASTDSYFGNGSSSRLTDYSPPSPELGYSAASNANNNNNNHVLSVNGNSNGFVYGSDVMSPDCTDVAFEPSPGFDPTPTPPGLVWSQYDRGVAPSSSPTGSVFPPGTSAITGGMVGSQRRSSGVTPQPRLSPPLHHATGVGEHPLTRRVRSDPGGGALSLPGYGPASHLPGVPSDSSASSTSSSSSGTSRKGSRDCSVCFESEVIAALVPCGHNLFCMECANRICERSEPVCPVCHTAVSQAIRIFS